One segment of Actinomyces sp. 432 DNA contains the following:
- a CDS encoding CPBP family intramembrane glutamic endopeptidase, whose translation MPKTDTARAALKSSLLYILAMGIANLTVRHLFNTSYNDPGYARAMLPFFCLLALGAVGCFLALRKQLPAPTGPRSYTLFLVIFVPVVGMAAYYLLTNGQLSAAFMTPLAVAFLVGLAEETMFRRVLYTAYLGEPNGRRVNGALLVSATMFSLLHAVNILAGQPLTGTLSQLVSTFIAGLFYALMYDYTKSIGLLVTAHFLWDYILLSDAPVKIPAISIAMGALTVVEFVITLVLILKRRKQEAIAPSQSA comes from the coding sequence ATGCCAAAGACCGACACCGCGCGCGCCGCGCTCAAATCCTCCCTCCTCTACATCCTCGCCATGGGGATCGCGAACCTGACCGTTCGCCACCTCTTCAACACGAGTTACAACGATCCCGGTTATGCGAGGGCCATGCTTCCGTTCTTCTGCCTGCTGGCCCTGGGCGCGGTCGGCTGCTTCCTCGCTCTGCGAAAGCAGCTGCCCGCTCCCACCGGTCCGAGGAGCTACACGCTCTTCCTGGTGATCTTTGTGCCGGTCGTCGGCATGGCGGCCTACTACCTACTGACTAACGGGCAGCTGAGCGCCGCATTCATGACGCCGCTGGCGGTGGCGTTCCTGGTGGGACTTGCAGAGGAGACAATGTTCCGCCGCGTCCTTTACACCGCCTACTTGGGTGAGCCCAACGGCAGGCGCGTCAACGGCGCCCTGCTCGTCTCCGCAACCATGTTCAGCCTGCTCCACGCGGTGAATATCCTCGCCGGGCAGCCCCTGACCGGCACACTGTCGCAGCTGGTGTCAACCTTCATCGCCGGACTGTTCTACGCGCTCATGTACGACTACACCAAGAGCATCGGCCTGCTGGTAACCGCCCACTTCCTGTGGGACTACATCCTTCTGAGTGATGCGCCCGTGAAGATTCCTGCCATCAGCATCGCCATGGGGGCGCTTACGGTGGTTGAATTCGTCATCACGCTCGTCCTCATCCTCAAGAGGCGGAAGCAGGAGGCGATTGCACCTTCTCAGAGCGCCTAA
- the tmk gene encoding dTMP kinase translates to MNLSAFAPVPPAHAYPGLFVSFEGGDGVGKTTQIELLSEALGKSGIAHRRTREPGGTELGAQIRRLLLHGGEVSPRAEALLYAADRAHHVDSVVRPALARGEVVLTDRYLDSSIAYQGAARALGPQEVRDLSLWAVEGLLPDLTILLDAEPFVGAARAGARGPSDRLEQEPVAFHSALREQFLVLARQEPERIKVVDADRPVEEVAAEVSGLVEGLIAVHGAGRS, encoded by the coding sequence GTGAACTTGTCCGCTTTCGCCCCGGTGCCGCCTGCGCACGCCTATCCCGGCCTGTTCGTCTCCTTCGAGGGCGGTGACGGAGTCGGCAAGACCACCCAGATCGAGCTGCTGAGCGAGGCGCTGGGCAAGTCCGGTATCGCCCACCGGCGCACACGTGAGCCCGGCGGCACCGAACTCGGTGCACAGATCCGTCGGCTGCTGCTCCACGGCGGTGAAGTGAGCCCGCGGGCGGAGGCCCTGCTGTATGCCGCCGACCGCGCCCACCACGTCGACTCGGTCGTGCGTCCCGCGCTCGCTCGTGGTGAGGTGGTACTGACCGACCGCTATTTGGATTCCTCAATCGCCTACCAGGGCGCCGCTCGGGCGCTCGGTCCCCAGGAGGTGCGCGACCTGTCCCTGTGGGCTGTCGAGGGTCTCCTGCCGGATCTGACCATCCTGCTAGATGCCGAGCCTTTCGTCGGCGCCGCACGCGCCGGCGCGCGCGGGCCGAGCGATCGCCTGGAGCAGGAGCCAGTCGCCTTTCACTCCGCACTGCGCGAGCAGTTCCTGGTACTGGCGCGGCAGGAGCCCGAACGCATCAAGGTCGTTGACGCCGACCGGCCTGTGGAAGAGGTGGCCGCCGAGGTGTCCGGACTAGTTGAGGGGCTCATTGCCGTCCATGGGGCGGGGCGCAGCTGA
- a CDS encoding DNA polymerase III subunit delta' — MTHAWLVTGPPGSGRSVAARAFAAALQCTGEVPGCGVCKACRDVMSGAHPDVVRMATEKLLITMDEVKTLIGEAQRRPWTGRWRVILVEDADRMAERTTNVLLKSIEEPPPQTVWILCTPSADDVLPTIRSRCRLVTLRVPPADAVAELLVRRDGADPELAARAARASQSHIGLARHLATDAGAWERRRRLLLAPVSLRSVGDAVLAAADLVDAAEEEAKTATAERDAAEKSALLRALGLEDGARVPPSLRAQVRQLEEDQKRRARRARTDVLDRAMIDLLSFYRDVLAVQLGSDVEQVNIDLAEAVSQVAAATVPRQSLARIGAIEECRERLRSNAAVLLAVESLMVQLRPQA, encoded by the coding sequence ATGACCCACGCCTGGTTGGTGACCGGGCCGCCCGGCTCCGGCCGGAGCGTCGCCGCCCGCGCCTTCGCAGCAGCCCTGCAGTGCACCGGGGAAGTACCCGGCTGCGGGGTGTGCAAGGCCTGCCGCGATGTGATGAGTGGCGCCCACCCGGATGTGGTGCGCATGGCCACCGAGAAGCTCCTGATCACGATGGACGAGGTCAAGACGCTGATTGGGGAAGCGCAGCGCCGTCCCTGGACCGGCCGGTGGCGGGTGATCCTGGTGGAGGACGCCGACCGTATGGCCGAGCGCACCACCAACGTGCTGCTGAAGTCCATTGAGGAGCCGCCCCCGCAGACCGTATGGATCCTGTGCACGCCCAGCGCCGACGATGTACTACCCACCATCCGCTCCCGCTGCCGGCTGGTGACGCTGCGCGTTCCGCCCGCCGACGCCGTGGCCGAGCTGCTGGTGCGCCGCGACGGCGCCGACCCGGAGCTGGCGGCCCGCGCCGCCCGCGCCAGCCAGTCCCACATCGGGCTCGCCCGCCACCTGGCCACCGACGCCGGCGCCTGGGAGCGGCGGCGTCGGCTGCTGCTCGCCCCCGTCTCCCTGCGCAGCGTCGGGGACGCGGTGCTCGCCGCGGCCGACCTGGTGGACGCCGCCGAGGAGGAGGCGAAGACGGCCACCGCTGAGCGGGACGCCGCCGAGAAGTCGGCGCTGCTGCGCGCCCTCGGCCTGGAGGACGGTGCGCGCGTGCCGCCGTCGCTGCGGGCTCAGGTACGTCAGCTGGAGGAGGACCAGAAGCGGCGCGCCCGGCGGGCCCGCACCGACGTGCTCGACCGGGCCATGATTGACCTGCTGTCCTTCTACCGGGACGTGCTCGCGGTCCAGCTTGGCAGCGACGTGGAGCAGGTCAACATCGACCTTGCCGAGGCCGTCTCACAGGTGGCCGCCGCTACCGTACCGCGCCAGTCGCTGGCGCGCATCGGTGCCATTGAGGAGTGCCGTGAGCGGCTGCGGTCCAACGCCGCGGTGCTGCTGGCGGTCGAGTCGCTCATGGTGCAGCTGCGCCCCCAGGCCTGA